TAGCCCGAACCGACGAGCAGCGCGGCGAGCGGGTTGTCGAAGGTCCAGCTGTCGCGAAACAGGTGCGAGGGGCCACCGTGAATGAAAGCGACGAGCGGCGGACGTTCGACCCCTTGGGGCATCGCGAGATAGCCGAGTATGTCGAGCCCGTCGCGGCCCTGCCAGCGCACGACTTCGGCCGGTTTCATACGTGCCTGAACGGGCGCGAGATCGGGCGGGGTCAGATCGAGCAGCATCTGCTCGCCCGTGGCGGTCGAGCGCGCGAGATAGGGATAGCGATCGAAGGCGTGGCCGGGAACGAGGACGGCGTAGTCGCCTTCCGGGATCGCATAGGGCACTTTGCGCCCCGCGGTGCCCGAGGCGCGCCATTCAATCACGGTGGTATCGCTCGCGATATCGAGCGTCCCCGCGACCGACCCCGGTGCGGCGAAGCCCGCGAAGAAGAGGCGGTTCGCATCGCGCCAGGCGAGCGCCGAGACCTGTGCGCCTATATCGGGCTCGCGCGCCGCGCCGGTCGCGCGGTCGTAGAGGATGAGCGAACCGAGCTGCACCGTGCGGTGGAAGCGTCCCTCGATCGCCGCGATCGTCTTGCCGTCGGGCGCGGCGGTTACGCCTGCTATCTCAACCTCCGGCGCGGCGAAGCGTTCGAACGCGCCGCCCGCCGCGGGGGCGATCGCGATTTCGGTTTGATACCATCCGCCTTCTGTCGGGCTGGCCGAGGTGATCGCGACGACTGCGTCGGGACCGCACCAGTCGGCTTCCCAGACATTTTGGCCATCGGCGCCGACACGCTGGAGCGCCCCGCTTTCGACGTCGAGAATGTGCGCGCGGCGCCACAGGCCGTCATGGCCGCCGGTTTCGACGGTCGGCATCCATGAGGGGCGTTCGCCGCCATCGCCGCCGCCGATGCGTGCGGTCGCCGCCGACCCGGCAGCATCGGCACCGGCGTCGGCGCTCTGGAGCAGAATTCTGCCGCTGTCGGCTGCCCAGACGAAGCTTTCCACTGCCTCGCCGGCGATCGGTGCGGGCGCGGTGGCGCGATCGAGGGCATCGGCCGATGCGATCATCAACTGGAAATTGCCTGCGCCATGATCGCGGTCGGACAGGAAGGCGAGCCGGCGGCCGTCGGGTGACCATTTCGGCTGGCTGTCGTTCGCTGCGTCGCTGCCCAGCAGGGTCACCGCGCCGTCGGGGGCGAGCAGGCCGATGCGGGAGACCGGGAAGCCGCCGCTGGCGCGCATCATCGGACCCGAAAAGGCGATCATGCCGTTTGTCGGATTTGCCGCGACATGGACGATGCCATGGAATTGCGCCGCGCCGGGGCGATAGACGCGCTCGAAATAATCGCGGACCTGCGCTTCGATGGCGTTGGCGGAGGAGGGGAGATCGCAATCCGGGGAAGGCACGGGCAAACCTTTGAAAAGGCGGGGGCCGGATCGCTCCGGCCCCTGCAAGAGACTCAATAACGGAATTCAAACTGCAGGCCCACCGTGCGCGGGCGCATGCGATATTCCTGGCTGATGTCCGTCGGGGGCTGGGTGATGCCGTTCCAGTTGCCGATATTCTCGACATAGAGCGACGCGGTCCAGTTGTCGGGCGATTCGAGCCCGATACTGCCGCGCGCGAGCAAGGGGTCGTCGCTGACGAAATAGCGCGCCGCGCCTGCGGCGAGCAGGCGCGCCGGAATCTTCGAGCGATAGGTCAGCGAGCCCGAGAGCACGCCCTTCAATCCCGCCTGCCCGACCGGGAAGCGATAATCGAGGAAGCCGCTCGCCGTATATTCGGGAGAGAAGGCGAGCCGGTCGCCCTTGTTGTAGAGCGTGACGGGTCCGGCAGCGGTCTGCGTCACGATCGGGCCGGCAAGGTCGAGACCGTTCCAGCTGAACGTGCCGCCGATATCGAGCCCCTCGAGCGGGTGCGCGGTCAGCGCGAGGTCGGCGCCGAAGCCGCTCGCTTTCGGCCCGTTCACCGACGCGGCGAACACGACGCCGTCGATATCGACGTTCAGATTCTGCTGAATATCCTTCCAGTCGATATAATAGAGCGCGGCATCGAAGGTCAGTCCGCCGTCGAGCAGGCTACCCTTCGCGCCGATTTCGTAGTTCGACAGGCGGTCGGCCTTGACCGGCGGAATGCCGGGCGCGCTGCGGATGATCGTCGGGCTCTGGTTGAAGCCGCTGCGAAAACCCTGCGAATAGGAGGCATAGGCGGTGAATTTGCG
This DNA window, taken from Sphingopyxis sp. PAMC25046, encodes the following:
- a CDS encoding S9 family peptidase yields the protein MPSPDCDLPSSANAIEAQVRDYFERVYRPGAAQFHGIVHVAANPTNGMIAFSGPMMRASGGFPVSRIGLLAPDGAVTLLGSDAANDSQPKWSPDGRRLAFLSDRDHGAGNFQLMIASADALDRATAPAPIAGEAVESFVWAADSGRILLQSADAGADAAGSAATARIGGGDGGERPSWMPTVETGGHDGLWRRAHILDVESGALQRVGADGQNVWEADWCGPDAVVAITSASPTEGGWYQTEIAIAPAAGGAFERFAAPEVEIAGVTAAPDGKTIAAIEGRFHRTVQLGSLILYDRATGAAREPDIGAQVSALAWRDANRLFFAGFAAPGSVAGTLDIASDTTVIEWRASGTAGRKVPYAIPEGDYAVLVPGHAFDRYPYLARSTATGEQMLLDLTPPDLAPVQARMKPAEVVRWQGRDGLDILGYLAMPQGVERPPLVAFIHGGPSHLFRDSWTFDNPLAALLVGSGYAVLFPNPRGSSGRGLDFASRVIGDMAGEDVHDILAGIDHVIANHPVDGSRLFVTGGSYGGFMTTWLVGQTGRFQAACAIAPLTDMRSQYFTAHHPEFLSLYSEGDPYDVGGTFDQRSPLAHANKVTTPTLLIAGEMDKTTPPAQAVQFHHALVLADVPTELVLYPEEGHAAARYEAQIDQGTRVLRWFAQWRDRN